The Clostridia bacterium DNA window TATTACTGCTTGCTGCTTCCCTCATAATAGGTCTTGTGTTTTCCGGTTACTTCGGAATGGTTAATAACGTGCTTGAAGGCAGACCAAAAATAAAAGGTGAATTCTCAGCAGGATTCAGAAAGTATTTCGGACGGGTTTTTTTAATGTCCTTTATACTTTTACTGTTTAGTATTCTATTTGTTTTGTTTATGCTGATAGCTTCAGTACCTGCGCTAGTAATTACGAAAGCGGCTTTTGCCGGGAAACCGGGCTTATATGTTACTACAGTTTTAGTAGATTTGATCACTGTAAGTGTTTTGTTCTTCGGATTTATGTTTTTCAGGATATACATGTCCTTCTGGTATCCAGCAACTATCAGTTATGGAAAAAGAGCCTTTACGATAGGGAAACGGACTGCGGACGCGTTTTTCTGGGGATTGGTCAGACGTTTTCTGGCAATAGACATAGTTTTCATTCTTTCACAGGTTATATTTATCAACATCGGAGGTTCATTGGCTGTATTTGCCGTAAAGTGGGCATTTTATACGATTTTCTTTACATTCCTGGTTACATACGTGTTTGCGCTTTTTAGCTCTATAACCGCTTTGAATAATAAGAAAAACAGGGTAAAAGAGGACGATGATGAATAATCATCCGTCCTCTTGATGTTGTCATCGGTTTACTTTGCAAAATTGTGTTTGCCTATCTTGACTATAATTTTTCTGGACCATATCCAATTGCTGGTTGCAGTATCCGGATTATAATAATATATACAGCCGTATGTAGGGTCCCAGCCGCTTATAGCATCTCTTGCAGCTTTGTATGCATTACTGTCCGGTTCAAGATTTATCTGTCCGTCTTTTACAGCATCAAAAGCACCCGGTTGATATATTACTCCCGCTATGGTCTTCGGGAACTTTCCATCCCTTATTCTGTTCATTATGACTGCACCTACTGCTACTTGTCCCAGATAAGGTTCGCCACGTGCTTCACCGTGTATCAGGTGAGCAAGAAGGTTGATGTCTTTATTTGCAGTGGAAACATTCTGCGCAACGGGAGTACCTGTTGCAAGACCAAGTGCTGATAGGGTTTCGGGGCCTGCTACTCCATCTACCTTGAGCCTGTTTTTGTACTGAAAGGACTTTACAGCTGTATAGGTTCCATATCCATATACACCATCAATGCCTCCATTATAATAGCCCCATTTTTTTAGCTGGTATTGAATGTTTTTTACTTCCTGTCCTGTTGAGCCATAATAGGAAATTGCTGCCCTGCTGTATCCGAATAGATTCGAAATATTTTCACTGTAAACTAAAGATGTGCAAATAACTATAGTGAATAATAGGGTCAAAAAATACGATAATAACTTATTCTTGCGCAAACTCATTCTCCTTTGTAAAAAATACTGGTAGGCTAAACACAAATAAAATATAGCAATTACGGTATCAAGAATAACCCGGAAACCAACATACGAATTTCTTGAATTATTTTTTGTAATAAATCCTAAAATATTCATTGCTTAGTTGAGCAGTAATTTTGAGAAAAATAAGAAATGCAGGTATGAATTGTGAACAAGGAAAAAAATAGAAGCCATCGGCCTCTATTTTATGCTAAGAGTAAATAGACAAGTATGATTAACAGGAACTCATCCTCAATACCCGTTATACCTTCATCAAGAAGGATTATAATAAGTCCGATCAGGATAATCTCTTCAAAATGTATCCGGGTTTTGAAAAAATTTATAATACTTGAATTGCGCATACTCCCGGCATACGATGAAAATTCCGGGGGGGTTTCTATTTCATTTGGCAGAGGTATATCTTCAATTTTTCTTATAGCTTCAGCCGCTCCTGTATTTGAATTAACGCTCTGGTATGCAGTAGGGGTTTGGTATCCATATCTTCTCTGTCTTTGGCCAATCCTTCTGTACATCATTCTTCCATTCCCCCTTTAGAAAATCCCCTTATCCTGGTCATCCACCAGCTTAGTCAGGCTTGACATTTGCAGCATTTTAATGCAATTACCCAGTTTTTTCTGCCTTTTGCTGTTAAGAAAGGGCTTTATTGCTGTCAGAAGATTTACCCTGGGATCGTTGTTTATATTCAGTTTATCCATGACCTTCCTGACTTTTCTGATCATTTCCATATTTTCATCGAGCTCACTTCTCTCACTTTTTTCTTCCCTGGGTGAAGGGGGCTCGGTTACTTTTGGACTGACAGATTCCTCTTTGTTGTTTGGATTTGTCAGAAGGCTCAGTAACCCTTTTACATTATCCGGCATATTGTCCTGCCCGAGTATATCAGTAATTTGTTTTAACTTCTTATTCAGATCATCACTCATCAGAAACGCCTCCGTTTATTCCCCTTATGACTGATAAGGAATAAATAGTAAGAATAATCCTGTGCAGGATACATGGTATAAGTATATTTTATTAAGTGTTCAAAAATGCCTTTATTTTCTTGACAATTTCGTCTCCATTTTCCCCGATTAACTGTGACAGCTTTTCAAGGTCAGCATTTGAAACTTTTTTCTGAATTTCACTTTTATTGATATTAAGTTCTTTAAGCTTGGATTCATCAAGCTCATCTACTTTCTTAAGCAGCTCATCCTTATCAACTTTGTTTATTTTCTTTGCCAGCTCGTCTGTATTGCCTTTTTTTAGCATATCAAGCGCTGCATTCAGCTTTGCCTGCATTACTTTTTCATCCATTTTCCCCAGCATTTCTGCGATTTTCTTATTTAGTGATTCACTCATCAAATCAATCCTTTCATTTAAATATAAAGCATATAGAAGTATAAGAATAAGCAATCCATATGTTATGTACACTTTGCCCCGTTAAACATATTTCGCACTGCAAATAACTATGCAGTGCGAAATATATAACCGGATAGCGATAAGTTGTTTATTGCTGAAAAATATGGCAAGTACATTGATTTCATAGTATGTAAGAGGTAAGTATACTATTCTTTATAGTCGTAACCATAATTTCTGTTGTTGAAAAACAGTAGTAGGAATACTAAAATGAAAAACAATATTTCGTCATTATCTCCTTTGAAGATGTTGCCGATAAAGCCCATTACACTACCTCCTGCAATATATTTCACTTATATATTATGAGCGTCACTGCAAATGTGTTACAATCGTTAATAAAATTACTAGAAATAAATAAAGAAAGTGGGTGCTACCCACTTTCTTTATTTATTTCTAGTAAAAAAGTAAAAGGAAAATCAATATGAAAAACAATATGGAGCTGTCATTTGTTTTGCAATTACCCAGAGAGATTCTTCTTCGTATATCTAAATAGCTATCGTCATAAAACAGCAGCAAAAAAATAATAATAAAGAAAAGTAATTCAGAGTTGTTGGAATACTTGTTTGTTGCAGGCATATTGCATTCCCCCTAAAACATTACTGTATACAAAAAGCTGGTATCAGCCCGGCAGATACTGGAGATTATAAAAGGATGCCAGACTTCCTACGGCTATATGAATACTCCTATTCACATAATATTCCGGAAAAAAATATTTGTTACAAAATAACGCTGTTTACTATATATAAGATTGGGGTTTTGTGCTAAAATAATTTTAATATACGGGAGGGGGGTATATCTAAAGGTGAAACTAATTTCTTGAATTATTTATATCAAGAAGTGGTATATAGGTAATAGCTGATTTTTGAAAGGAGGGTGATTTGTTGAACACTTTTACGCTAGTACTGACTTTTGTTGAGGGAATTCTAACTTTTATCTCACCATGTATATTACCGCTTCTGCCGGTTTATTTCTTTTATCTGGCCGGAATATCCTCCGGTGAAGAACGGGAAGAGGGAGTCAGAAACAATGTTTTAGCAATAAATTCAATAGGCTTTGTCCTGGGCTTTACTGTAGTATTTGTAGCATTGGGAGCTGCCGCTACTTCTTTTGGACATTTTCTCAAGGGACACAGTGAGTTGTTAAGGGTAACCAGCGGTATAATAATGATGGTTTTTGGAGCTAATTTTTTGCTTATGGGAATACTAAAAAGAAGTTTTTTAAACTTTGAAAAAAGGTTTGAATATAAATTTAACCGGCTGAAATTTGCGAATTCGATAGTTTTCGGAATAGTTTTCGGATTTGGCTGGACTCCGTGTCTGGGTGCTTTCCTCGGTTCAGCACTTGCTTTAGCTGCAAATGCTGCTACTGTTTTTCAGGGGATAACACTTCTGTTGGCTTATTCTGTAGGCTTAGGCATACCTTTTATTTTGTTTTCCATATTGTTTGAAAGGCTCAAGCAGCAGTTGAAAGAGATACAAAAACACGGAAGGATAATAAATATTATTTCGGGAATCGTATTATTAGCGGCTGGAATTCTTGTATGTGCGGATAAGGTAAAATATCTCGGGAGCCTTACATGGTGGTGAAGGGGGATACATTATGAAAAAAGCCGGCAATGTAATATTTTGGGCAGTAGTTGTGGGGACAGTACTTACCGCTTTATATACATTTTATAATAAAAGCAAACAGGATACAGAGGCAAAACAAGCTCCCAGAATGCAGCAGACCAGGACTGTACAAGAACCGCATCAGGAAGGGCCCCAGGTGCCTGACTTTGAGCTTAAAGATATTAACGGTGATTCTGTAAAACTTTCCGATTATAGAGGAAAAGTAGTAGTGATTAACTTCTGGACCACCTGGTGCAGATATTGTATTGAAGAAATGCCTGATTTTAATGAATTGGGCGGTGAGTTTGAGAAGGCGGGAGATGCAGTTGTTTTGGCTGTAAATGTACAGGAAGGTGCAGATGTAGTAAAAAGCTTTCTTAAGAAGAAAGAATTGCCGTTTTTAAAGATTTTGTTGGACGAAACCGGTGAAGTAGCTGTATCATATGGTGTCTCAGGGTATCCTAATACATATATCGTCGATAAAAACGGAAAATTATATAAATACATACCGGGCAAGACAAATAAAAAAACAGTTTTGGATTTTGTCAATGAAATACGGAGATAATTGGAGGAGTTTATGGGTAACAAGGTTGTTCTAACCGACAGCCAAAGTTTTGATAGCGATGTGTTGAAAGGCAGTTTGCCTGTTGCAGTTTATTTCTACTCAGAGGATTGTGCTCCTTGCACAGCGTTTTCCCCTATATTTGACAGGTTTGCGGAAAAATATGAAGGGCATATGAAGTTTGTCAGAATATTCCGCCAGCAGAATAGACCGCTTGCAGAAAAATATAGTGTGAAAAGCAGTCCTGCCGTCCTTTTTTACAGGGATGGGGAGGAAGTATGTGCACGGCTGACGGGCTACATAACGGGTGCAGAGTTCAGAAAGTCTATAGAAGGTGTAATACAGGGAGCTTGTATAAAAAAAGAAAGGGAAAAGATTTACTGTGATGTTCTTGTTATGGGAGGAGGCCCTGCGGGTTTATCGTCAGCTATATATGCTGCACGGGCCAAGCTGTTTACAGTAGTAGTTGATGAAGGATTGATAGGGGGGCAGGTGGCCACAACCTTCCATGTTGCCAACTATCCGGGCACTAATGGTGTCATTCGTGGGACGGATCTGATGGAGAATATGAAAAAGCAGGCCCTGGATTTTGGAGTACAGATAGATGATCTGAAAGAAATAATTGAGGTAAATCTTAGTGCAGACTGCAGATGCATTAAAACCGAAGATACAGACTATTATCCAAAAAGTGTAATCATAGCTACTGGGGCACAGCCGAGAAAGCTTCCGGCAGAAGGCGAAAAAGAATTCAGAGGCAGGGGTATACATTACTGTGCGACCTGTGACGGAGCATTATATCAGGATGCCGATGTGCTGGTAGTGGGTGGTGGCAACTCGGCAGTTGAAGAGGCAGTGTTTCTTACCAGATATGCCAAATATGTGACAATAATACATCAGTTTGAAAATTTCCAGGCAAGCAAGGCTGCACAGGATGAAGTCTTTAAGAATCCCGGAATCAGAATAATATGGAACTCTGAAATCAGAAAGGTGAGTGGAGAGAATTTTATAAAAAGTGTAACAGTTGAAAACATAAAAACAAAGGAGTTAAGTGAAATACCGGCTGAGGGTGTATTTGTATATATAGGAATGGAGCCTAAAACAGATATGTTTAAAGAGAAAGTAAGCATGGATGAATCGGGATACATTATATCGGATGAGGATATGAAAACAGGCATACCCGGAATATTCGTAGCTGGAGATGTAAGGGTCAAAAAAATACGGCAGATTGCAACCGCTACCAGCGATGGAGTAATTGCCGGCATAATGGCTGAGAGATATATAAACGGAAAGTAGTATAAACAATAAACGGGGGTATGGAACAATGATGTACGATGTTATCATAATAGGAAGAGGCCCTGCAGGTATATCTGCTTCACTTTACACTGTCCGGGCAAACCTGAAGACTCTGGTTTTAGGTAAGCAGGACAGTGCACTGACAAAGGCCGGCAAAATAGAGAATTATTATGGCTTTTCAGATGCGGTAAGTGGACAGGAGCTCCTTGTGCAGGGTGAAAAACAGGCTCTGAGGCTTGGTGTGAAACTTATGGATGAAGAGGTTATTGCTATTGAGAAAAATGACTTTTTTGAGATATCAACTACAAGCACCAACTATACCGGTAAGGCGGTATTGA harbors:
- the sleB gene encoding spore cortex-lytic enzyme, producing the protein MRKNKLLSYFLTLLFTIVICTSLVYSENISNLFGYSRAAISYYGSTGQEVKNIQYQLKKWGYYNGGIDGVYGYGTYTAVKSFQYKNRLKVDGVAGPETLSALGLATGTPVAQNVSTANKDINLLAHLIHGEARGEPYLGQVAVGAVIMNRIRDGKFPKTIAGVIYQPGAFDAVKDGQINLEPDSNAYKAARDAISGWDPTYGCIYYYNPDTATSNWIWSRKIIVKIGKHNFAK
- a CDS encoding membrane trafficking protein, coding for MSESLNKKIAEMLGKMDEKVMQAKLNAALDMLKKGNTDELAKKINKVDKDELLKKVDELDESKLKELNINKSEIQKKVSNADLEKLSQLIGENGDEIVKKIKAFLNT
- a CDS encoding cytochrome c biogenesis CcdA family protein: MNTFTLVLTFVEGILTFISPCILPLLPVYFFYLAGISSGEEREEGVRNNVLAINSIGFVLGFTVVFVALGAAATSFGHFLKGHSELLRVTSGIIMMVFGANFLLMGILKRSFLNFEKRFEYKFNRLKFANSIVFGIVFGFGWTPCLGAFLGSALALAANAATVFQGITLLLAYSVGLGIPFILFSILFERLKQQLKEIQKHGRIINIISGIVLLAAGILVCADKVKYLGSLTWW
- a CDS encoding TlpA family protein disulfide reductase, giving the protein MKKAGNVIFWAVVVGTVLTALYTFYNKSKQDTEAKQAPRMQQTRTVQEPHQEGPQVPDFELKDINGDSVKLSDYRGKVVVINFWTTWCRYCIEEMPDFNELGGEFEKAGDAVVLAVNVQEGADVVKSFLKKKELPFLKILLDETGEVAVSYGVSGYPNTYIVDKNGKLYKYIPGKTNKKTVLDFVNEIRR
- the trxB gene encoding thioredoxin-disulfide reductase yields the protein MKKEREKIYCDVLVMGGGPAGLSSAIYAARAKLFTVVVDEGLIGGQVATTFHVANYPGTNGVIRGTDLMENMKKQALDFGVQIDDLKEIIEVNLSADCRCIKTEDTDYYPKSVIIATGAQPRKLPAEGEKEFRGRGIHYCATCDGALYQDADVLVVGGGNSAVEEAVFLTRYAKYVTIIHQFENFQASKAAQDEVFKNPGIRIIWNSEIRKVSGENFIKSVTVENIKTKELSEIPAEGVFVYIGMEPKTDMFKEKVSMDESGYIISDEDMKTGIPGIFVAGDVRVKKIRQIATATSDGVIAGIMAERYINGK